One Candidatus Schekmanbacteria bacterium DNA segment encodes these proteins:
- a CDS encoding phosphocholine cytidylyltransferase family protein, translating into MKNAVILAAGLGKRLMPLTEDKPKCLIEIDEKPMLYYSVAQLIANGVKQISFVTGYREETIQPFVVENFGQTNAVFGFIYNEEYATKNNLYSVYCAKNFFDDETLLLNSDILYHPDILESAVSAIDEMNESFLVVDNYKKLAEEEMKVKLDKKTTGRIVEIGKWLPPAESFGEYIGILHLKGKGREIFFEEAERMLYNGEDDKYYEDALHRVCPKINLGFVSTQNKVWTEVDDFDDLEKAKNIIKEIKEKIHRNVS; encoded by the coding sequence ATGAAGAATGCGGTTATTCTTGCAGCTGGTTTAGGTAAAAGACTTATGCCATTGACAGAAGATAAACCAAAATGCCTCATTGAAATAGATGAGAAACCTATGCTCTATTATTCAGTAGCACAGCTTATAGCAAACGGAGTCAAACAAATTTCTTTTGTAACAGGCTATAGGGAAGAAACGATACAACCCTTTGTTGTTGAAAATTTCGGACAAACAAACGCTGTCTTTGGCTTCATTTATAATGAAGAATATGCAACTAAGAATAATCTATATTCTGTTTATTGTGCAAAGAATTTTTTTGATGATGAAACTCTTCTTCTCAATTCAGATATTCTCTATCATCCTGATATACTTGAAAGTGCAGTTTCCGCCATCGATGAAATGAATGAGTCCTTTTTAGTAGTGGACAACTATAAAAAGCTTGCTGAAGAAGAAATGAAGGTAAAGCTCGATAAAAAAACTACAGGAAGGATAGTTGAAATAGGCAAATGGCTGCCCCCTGCAGAAAGTTTTGGAGAATACATAGGAATTCTCCATTTAAAGGGAAAAGGGAGGGAGATTTTTTTTGAGGAAGCAGAAAGAATGCTTTATAATGGTGAAGACGACAAGTATTATGAGGATGCTCTTCACAGAGTTTGTCCAAAAATAAATCTTGGCTTCGTTTCTACACAAAATAAGGTTTGGACAGAAGTAGATGATTTTGACGATTTGGAGAAGGCAAAAAATATCATAAAAGAAATTAAGGAAAAGATTCATAGAAATGTATCTTAG
- the greA gene encoding transcription elongation factor GreA — translation MRKPITRRGYNELLKKLEYLEKVERPQNVKDIAEARAHGDISENAEFSAAKEKQAFIEGKMAELKAAIANSQIIDVENIDSDVVMFGATVHLQNVQTGEKRVYTLVGEYETNIQEGRISITSPIARALLKKEEGDVVKVNAPGGIYEYEILKVEYKE, via the coding sequence ATGAGAAAACCAATTACACGACGGGGCTATAATGAATTGCTTAAGAAACTTGAATATTTGGAAAAGGTTGAAAGGCCTCAGAATGTGAAAGATATAGCAGAAGCGAGGGCGCACGGTGACATTAGTGAAAATGCTGAATTTTCAGCAGCAAAGGAAAAACAAGCATTCATAGAGGGAAAAATGGCTGAATTAAAGGCGGCTATAGCCAACTCGCAGATAATAGATGTAGAAAATATTGATTCTGATGTTGTAATGTTTGGCGCCACCGTGCACCTTCAAAATGTCCAGACAGGTGAGAAAAGAGTTTATACATTAGTAGGAGAATATGAAACAAATATTCAGGAAGGAAGAATTTCCATAACTTCCCCAATTGCCCGGGCGCTTCTTAAAAAAGAGGAGGGAGATGTCGTTAAAGTCAACGCCCCGGGGGGAATCTATGAGTATGAAATTTTGAAAGTTGAATATAAGGAATAG
- a CDS encoding ABC transporter ATP-binding protein — MDNNIAIRTENLGVKFILNHKVKQKAGSVRSMVLTMFRFSDKKEDFWALRNVSFSVKKGEIVGLVGRNGAGKSTLLKMIAGTLIPDEGEIETNGSVSALLELGAGFRSELTGRENIFLNGVILGLKLEEVRKRFDEIVEFAGLHKFLDLQVKNYSSGMKARLGFAIAAHVDADILIVDEVLSVGDAEFRKKCMNKIKEFVDLGKTIVFVSHDMSLIKEFCDRTIWLEKGEIKMIDVPDKIVEQYLGTTS; from the coding sequence ATGGATAACAATATCGCTATAAGGACAGAAAATCTTGGCGTCAAGTTTATTCTGAATCATAAGGTAAAGCAAAAGGCAGGCTCAGTGCGTTCAATGGTGCTGACGATGTTTAGATTTTCTGATAAGAAAGAAGATTTTTGGGCGCTGAGAAATGTCTCCTTTTCTGTGAAAAAAGGTGAAATCGTAGGATTGGTAGGCAGAAATGGTGCAGGTAAAAGTACATTGCTTAAAATGATAGCAGGCACTCTCATCCCCGATGAAGGTGAAATTGAAACAAATGGTTCCGTTTCTGCACTTTTAGAGCTCGGGGCAGGATTTAGATCTGAATTGACGGGAAGAGAAAATATTTTCTTGAATGGAGTAATACTTGGGCTGAAGTTAGAGGAAGTGCGTAAACGATTTGATGAAATAGTCGAATTTGCCGGCCTTCATAAATTTCTTGATCTTCAGGTTAAAAATTATTCTTCAGGAATGAAAGCGCGCCTTGGTTTTGCAATTGCAGCTCATGTTGATGCAGATATCCTTATTGTTGATGAGGTGCTTTCCGTTGGAGATGCTGAATTTAGGAAAAAGTGTATGAACAAAATTAAGGAATTCGTTGACTTGGGTAAGACTATTGTTTTTGTCTCGCATGATATGTCACTAATCAAAGAGTTTTGCGACAGGACAATATGGCTTGAAAAAGGGGAAATCAAAATGATTGATGTTCCAGATAAGATTGTAGAACAATATCTTGGGACAACATCTTGA
- a CDS encoding ABC transporter permease, producing MEDSILSRIRMITKYRDLLRIIVVSNLKEKYMGSVLGYFWSLLEPLLTMLVYLFVFSIVVRFKVENYPVFLLTGILSWNFFQMSTTTAVSSLTRNYNLIRKVKMPREIFPLADVISRMIEFILSLAVLFIFIIYYKINLTGNLVFFPCILILQFFFIYGINLFLSNLNVLFRDVQRLQSVFMRFWFYATPVIYPAAKVPESIRDIYMLNPMAVVVESYRAVLLGNSFPDFHYIIEAVAITALIYFSGIYFFIKNERVMLKFI from the coding sequence ATGGAAGATTCAATTTTAAGCAGAATAAGGATGATTACAAAGTATCGCGACCTTTTGCGAATAATCGTTGTCTCCAATTTAAAAGAAAAGTATATGGGTTCTGTCCTTGGATATTTTTGGTCTCTGTTAGAGCCGCTTCTGACAATGCTTGTCTATCTTTTTGTTTTTTCTATTGTAGTTAGATTCAAGGTTGAAAACTATCCTGTATTTTTGCTTACAGGTATTCTTTCGTGGAACTTTTTTCAGATGTCAACAACAACGGCAGTATCATCTTTGACGAGAAATTATAATCTCATTAGAAAAGTGAAGATGCCCCGTGAAATATTCCCGCTTGCTGATGTTATATCGAGAATGATTGAATTTATTTTGAGCCTTGCCGTGCTCTTTATCTTCATAATTTATTACAAAATCAATCTAACAGGGAATTTGGTATTCTTCCCCTGCATTCTTATCCTGCAATTCTTTTTTATCTATGGAATAAATCTTTTCCTTTCTAATCTAAATGTACTTTTTCGTGATGTACAGCGCTTGCAGTCTGTTTTTATGAGGTTTTGGTTTTATGCGACTCCGGTTATATATCCAGCAGCAAAAGTGCCGGAGTCTATTCGTGATATATATATGTTGAATCCGATGGCTGTTGTTGTTGAATCTTACCGCGCAGTATTGCTCGGCAATTCTTTTCCTGATTTTCATTATATAATTGAAGCTGTTGCAATAACTGCTCTTATTTATTTTTCAGGAATATATTTCTTCATTAAAAATGAAAGAGTAATGTTAAAGTTCATATAG